A genomic region of Arachis hypogaea cultivar Tifrunner chromosome 5, arahy.Tifrunner.gnm2.J5K5, whole genome shotgun sequence contains the following coding sequences:
- the LOC112800503 gene encoding phototropic-responsive NPH3 family protein NPY4 — translation MKFMKLGSKPDTFQTDGDNIRYVATDLATDIVINVAEVKFYLHKFPLLSKSTRLQKLVSGTNEGNNDEVYIHDIPGGPVAFEICVKFCYGMVVTLNAYNVVAARCAAEYLEMYETVEKGNLIYKIEVFLNSSIFRSWKDSIIVLQTTKSLLPWSEELKIVSHSLDSIATKASMDTSKVEWSYTYNRKKLPSENGNDPHWNGVRKQQTVPKDWWVEDLCDLQLDLYKRVISTIITRGNVSSAVIGEALSAYASRRLPCFSKGTMQAGDITKNTILLETIIRLLPAETGSASCSFLLKLLTAAVVLECEPSEKSKLMRRIGQCLEEATVNDLLICGQVGETTTFEVDTVQRLVEEFIAHEQHSQAELLSEDELHEMRSPSMVSDNSKKMKVAKLVDGYLAEISRDPNLPILNFVNLAELVSSFPRPSHDGLYRAIDMYLKEHPGISKGEKKRICRLMDCRKLSADACMHAVQNERLPLRVVVQVLFFEQMRAAATSGGTGTPELPGSMRSMVPAGSQGSSRSTTSNTEEEWDAVATAEEIKTLKLSGGGNNDDVKGNAEKVAANKMKGFLFSKKILSKIWSSKERNGEITSSDTSESPASTVIEESKSTPSRSRRHSVS, via the exons ATGAAGTTTATGAAACTTGGATCAAAGCCTGATACTTTTCAGACTGATGGAGATAATATCAG GTATGTGGCAACTGATTTGGCAACTGACATAGTCATTAATGTTGCAGAAGTAAAATTTTATCTTCATAAG TTTCCTCTTCTGTCCAAAAGCACACGCCTGCAGAAGTTGGTTAGTGGCACCAATGAGGGGAACAATGATGAAGTCTACATCCATGACATTCCTGGAGGACCTGTTGCATTTGAGATATGTGTCAAGTTCTGTTATGGTATGGTAGTGACTCTCAATGCGTACAATGTTGTCGCAGCTCGCTGCGCTGCAGAGTATCTTGAGATGTACGAAACTGTTGAGAAAGGAAACCTTATCTACAAGATTGAAGTCTTCCTCAACTCCAGCATTTTCCGGAGCTGGAAAGACTCGATTATTGTTCTTCAAACTACCAAGTCTCTTCTTCCTTGGTCTGAGGAACTTAAGATTGTGAGCCATTCCCTTGACTCCATAGCTACCAAGGCTTCAATGGATACATCCAAAGTGGAGTGGTCATACACATACAACAGGAAAAAGCTCCCATCCGAAAACGGGAATGATCCTCATTGGAACGGTGTGAGGAAACAACAGACAGTTCCAAAGGACTGGTGGGTGGAAGACCTTTGTGATCTTCAACTTGATCTCTATAAGCGGGTCATATCAACAATAATAACTAGAGGAAATGTTTCTAGTGCTGTAATTGGAGAAGCTCTAAGTGCTTATGCCTCAAGAAGGTTGCCTTGCTTTAGCAAGGGTACGATGCAGGCCGGGGATATAACAAAGAATACAATATTGTTGGAGACTATAATTCGACTATTGCCTGCGGAAACAGGCAGTGCCTCATGCAGTTTCTTGCTCAAGTTATTAACAGCAGCTGTTGTGCTGGAATGCGAACCGTCGGAAAAGTCCAAACTGATGAGGAGAATTGGACAATGCCTTGAGGAGGCTACAGTGAATGATCTTTTAATATGTGGCCAAGTTGGTGAGACAACAACGTTTGAGGTTGATACCGTGCAAAGGCTAGTTGAAGAGTTTATAGCACATGAGCAGCATAGTCAGGCCGAATTGCTGTCGGAAGATGAACTGCATGAGATGAGAAGCCCAAGTATGGTATCAGATAACTCTAAGAAGATGAAGGTTGCAAAACTTGTCGATGGCTACCTTGCTGAGATTTCACGAGATCCCAATTTGCCTATTTTGAATTTTGTCAATCTTGCCGAATTGGTATCAAGCTTCCCAAGACCATCCCATGATGGTCTTTATCGCGCCATTGACATGTACTTGAAG GAACATCCTGGGATCAGCAAAGgcgagaagaagagaatatgtagGTTGATGGATTGCAGGAAGTTGTCTGCAGACGCGTGCATGCATGCCGTGCAGAATGAGCGGCTTCCGCTGCGTGTGGTGGTGCAGGTTCTCTTCTTTGAGCAGATGAGAGCCGCTGCAACATCCGGAGGGACCGGCACACCGGAGCTTCCGGGGTCCATGAGGTCCATGGTCCCCGCCGGATCTCAGGGAAGCTCACGGTCGAcgacaagcaatacagaagaggaATGGGACGCTGTGGCGACAGCAGAAGAGATAAAGACACTGAAATTATCAGGTGGTGGTAACAATGATGATGTTAAAGGGAACGCTGAAAAAGTGGCTGCTAACAAAATGAAAGGGTTCCTGTTTTCAAAGAAGATACTGTCCAAGATTTGGTCAAGCAAAGAAAGGAATGGAGAGATTACCAGCTCTGACACTTCAGAAAGCCCTGCTTCTACAGTGATAGAGGAGTCAAAATCAACCCCTTCTAGAAGTAGGAGGCACTCAGTATCTTAG